In a single window of the Solea solea chromosome 14, fSolSol10.1, whole genome shotgun sequence genome:
- the cetn4 gene encoding uncharacterized protein cetn4 — translation MASSFRKAAPSTSHRRKTAAKVELTEEHKQEVKEAFDLFDTDGTGTIDVKELKVAMRALGFEPKKEEIKKMIADIDKEGSGTIDFSDFLSMMTVKMSEKDSKEEIMKAFRLFDDDGTGKISFKNLKRVAKELGENLTDEELQEMIDEADRDGDGEVNEQEFLRIMKKTNLY, via the exons atg gCTTCGAGTTTCCGTAAAGCAGCTCCTTCCACCAGCCACAGGAGAAAGACTGCGGCTAAAGTGGAACTCACCGAGGAGCACAAACAAGAGGTCAAGGAGGCGTTTGATCTGTTTGACACTGACGGCACTGGGACAATAGACGTGAAGGAGCTCAAG GTTGCCATGAGAGCTCTCGGGTTTGAGCCAAAGAAAGAAGAGATCAAGAAGATGATCGCAGACATCGATAAAGAAGGTTCTGGAACGATAGACTTCAGTGACTTCCTCAGTATGATGACGGTGAAAAtg AGTGAAAAAGACTCCAAAGAGGAAATAATGAAAGCTTTTCGGCTGTTTGACGACGACGGCACGGGAAAAAtctccttcaaaaacctgaAGCGAGTGGCCAAAGAGCTGGGGGAGAACCTCACAGACGAGGagttacag GAAATGATCGACGAGGCCGACCGTGACGGAGACGGGGAGGTGAACGAGCAGGAGTTCTTGAGGATCATGAAGAAGACAAATCTTTACTGa